The Nitrospira tepida genome includes a window with the following:
- the trpS gene encoding tryptophan--tRNA ligase: protein MTETPRKRVLSGMQPSGLLHLGNWLGALENWKVLQADYDCFFFVADWHALSTNYENTSRLREFSRELIIDWLAAGIDPARATVFVQSRVPDHAILHLLFSMIIPISWLERNPTYKEKQEEIKERDLATYGFLGYPVLQAADILIYKPDFVPVGKDQLPHLELTRELARRFNSLYRPVFPEPMEHLTKFPKVAGTDGRKMSKSYGNTINLSDPEPVVRQKLKTMVTDPARVRRTDPGNPDVCPVYDFHKIFSPLPVIEQIDRECRTAAIGCIDCKKLVADAIVGRMQPMWDARAELMNKPGQVEEIVAEGSQRAATVAHRTLTEVQEAMNI from the coding sequence TGACGGAGACTCCACGCAAGCGCGTCCTCAGCGGCATGCAACCCAGCGGCCTGCTCCACCTGGGCAACTGGCTCGGCGCGTTGGAGAACTGGAAGGTGTTGCAGGCCGACTACGACTGTTTCTTTTTCGTCGCCGACTGGCATGCGCTCTCGACCAACTACGAAAACACGAGCCGGCTGCGCGAGTTCTCTCGGGAATTGATCATCGATTGGCTGGCTGCCGGCATCGATCCCGCCCGCGCCACCGTCTTCGTGCAGTCGCGGGTGCCGGACCACGCCATTCTCCACCTGCTGTTTTCGATGATCATTCCGATCTCCTGGCTGGAGCGGAACCCGACCTACAAGGAAAAGCAGGAAGAGATCAAAGAACGCGACTTGGCCACCTACGGCTTCCTGGGGTATCCGGTGCTCCAGGCCGCCGATATCCTCATCTACAAGCCGGACTTCGTGCCGGTCGGCAAGGATCAACTGCCTCATCTCGAATTGACCCGCGAACTGGCCCGCCGCTTCAACAGCCTCTATCGTCCCGTGTTCCCGGAGCCGATGGAACACCTGACCAAGTTTCCCAAGGTCGCCGGGACGGACGGGCGGAAGATGAGCAAGAGCTACGGCAACACCATCAACCTGTCCGACCCGGAGCCGGTGGTGCGGCAAAAGCTCAAGACCATGGTCACCGACCCCGCGCGCGTGCGTCGCACCGATCCCGGCAACCCGGATGTCTGCCCGGTCTATGACTTCCACAAGATCTTCTCGCCTCTGCCCGTCATCGAACAGATCGATCGGGAATGCCGCACCGCCGCCATCGGCTGCATCGACTGCAAAAAACTGGTGGCCGACGCCATCGTCGGCCGCATGCAGCCGATGTGGGACGCCCGTGCGGAGTTGATGAATAAGCCTGGACAGGTGGAGGAGATTGTGGCAGAAGGAAGTCAACGCGCCGCAACCGTGGCCCATCGGACGCTCACAGAGGTCCAGGAAGCCATGAACATCTAG
- a CDS encoding PEGA domain-containing protein, whose translation MRSMFRFGLPILSLWTLLSGCASLMHGDHQSVTLYTDPPEADILLDERVHVTAPGKVSLNRKEDHTARIEKAGYEPVTVRIERGMSNWVYADGICLIFIYWCVKSDRQDGGFWTFDDEVHVRLAQQRSVSQSSSPPAEQ comes from the coding sequence ATGCGATCCATGTTCCGCTTCGGCCTTCCAATCCTCAGCCTCTGGACGCTGCTCTCCGGCTGCGCCTCGTTGATGCATGGGGACCATCAATCCGTGACGTTGTATACGGACCCGCCGGAAGCGGACATCCTCCTCGATGAGCGCGTCCACGTGACCGCCCCCGGAAAGGTGTCACTCAACCGGAAAGAGGACCATACGGCAAGGATCGAAAAGGCGGGCTACGAGCCGGTGACGGTTCGCATCGAGCGGGGCATGTCCAACTGGGTCTACGCGGACGGCATCTGCCTGATCTTCATCTACTGGTGCGTGAAAAGCGACCGGCAGGACGGCGGGTTCTGGACCTTCGACGACGAGGTCCATGTGCGACTCGCCCAACAGCGCTCGGTTTCACAGTCCTCGTCTCCCCCTGCCGAACAATGA
- a CDS encoding sugar phosphate nucleotidyltransferase codes for MLDHHLDDERPGGPWSIVLGGGDSQPVRPLIAKWLGRQKPKPFCTFLGTRSLWQHSIDRAVQLSRRERVIAVVNQDHRQEAMDQLGDRTIDRLLVQPTKKGIAAGIFLALSCIRMRDPNGTVVIVPSDHFVYPESRFLRAVEETVWIARELPHRLVLLGVPPESLELDYGWIKTGAPVILRTESSVKLVRSFVEKPSALEADRVLAEGALWNTLVVAAQAETLWNLGRQVLPELVQTLEGLSVYAGGALERAVPSILLDALPAYDFSKDFLEQIPDYLAAVECRA; via the coding sequence ATGCTCGACCATCACTTGGACGATGAGAGACCCGGCGGCCCCTGGTCTATTGTCCTGGGGGGCGGCGACAGCCAACCCGTGCGCCCGCTGATCGCGAAATGGCTGGGGCGTCAAAAGCCGAAACCCTTCTGCACGTTTCTCGGCACCAGGTCGTTATGGCAACACAGCATCGACCGGGCCGTGCAGCTCAGCCGGCGGGAACGCGTGATCGCGGTCGTGAACCAGGACCATCGGCAGGAAGCGATGGATCAGCTTGGCGATCGGACGATCGATCGCCTGCTGGTGCAGCCGACGAAAAAGGGCATCGCAGCCGGGATCTTCTTGGCGCTGTCCTGCATACGGATGCGCGATCCGAACGGTACCGTGGTCATTGTCCCTTCGGATCATTTTGTGTATCCGGAAAGCCGGTTCCTGCGGGCGGTCGAGGAAACCGTCTGGATTGCGCGGGAACTCCCGCATCGGTTGGTGCTGCTGGGCGTGCCCCCGGAATCGCTCGAACTGGACTATGGATGGATCAAAACCGGGGCGCCGGTGATCCTTCGCACCGAATCGTCGGTCAAGCTCGTGCGATCGTTCGTGGAGAAGCCGTCCGCGCTGGAGGCCGACCGGGTCTTGGCGGAGGGGGCCTTGTGGAACACGCTGGTGGTGGCCGCCCAGGCCGAGACCCTGTGGAATCTGGGGCGGCAGGTCCTGCCTGAACTCGTCCAGACGCTCGAAGGACTGAGCGTGTATGCCGGCGGCGCGCTGGAGCGGGCCGTGCCGTCGATTTTGCTGGATGCCCTCCCGGCGTACGATTTCTCCAAAGATTTTCTCGAACAGATTCCCGACTACCTGGCGGCGGTCGAGTGCAGGGCGTGA
- a CDS encoding response regulator, which yields MYRILIADDFPLFRRGVKEMLAEGLGPVKFGEAGNARELLDLVQKKPWDVVIMDISMPGTTGTEALKQVKHDRPALPVIVLSMHPEDQYAVRMFKAGADGYLNKASAPQELVQAIKKVANGGQYVSPQVAERLALTMKASDGRPPHELLSDREYEVLRLIGSGKTVSEIAESLNLSVTTVSTYRARILNKMQLKNNAELTRYALMHQVAE from the coding sequence ATGTACAGAATTCTGATTGCGGACGATTTTCCGCTGTTTCGGCGGGGCGTGAAGGAGATGTTGGCGGAAGGGCTGGGACCCGTCAAGTTCGGGGAGGCGGGAAACGCCCGCGAGTTGCTCGATTTGGTGCAGAAGAAACCATGGGACGTGGTGATCATGGACATCTCCATGCCCGGCACTACGGGGACCGAGGCGCTGAAGCAAGTGAAACACGACCGCCCCGCGCTGCCGGTGATCGTGCTCAGCATGCATCCGGAAGATCAATATGCGGTCCGCATGTTCAAGGCCGGCGCAGACGGCTATCTGAACAAGGCCAGCGCGCCCCAGGAACTAGTGCAGGCCATCAAGAAGGTCGCGAACGGCGGCCAATACGTCAGCCCGCAGGTGGCCGAGCGGCTGGCGCTCACGATGAAAGCGAGCGACGGCCGGCCTCCCCATGAGCTGCTGTCGGATCGGGAGTATGAGGTGCTCCGCCTGATCGGCTCCGGCAAGACCGTCTCGGAAATCGCCGAGTCGCTCAATCTCAGTGTGACGACGGTCAGCACCTACCGGGCGCGCATCCTGAACAAGATGCAATTGAAGAACAATGCGGAGTTGACCCGCTACGCCCTGATGCATCAAGTCGCCGAGTAG
- a CDS encoding PAS domain-containing sensor histidine kinase encodes MTAGRTYDLTTFSLRDMTECGVALRALGPSSPGLHEVAQNLSQFLYSHLCDRHTGLPQCVLVRCFLTREYGSLGEADRQLASQALGRRPRSNAMKCLTLMGTAGLEAEWNDRDRSRRYRAIPLVSEQFVSQFPMFSQLLRQFGVNLESIVPPGSDLVIDWEERTHNVFFVPDAVKSPFVPVQDEFVLRYGVRSVLGFGGILPSGHLFAVILFANVPIPSDTADHFRTLALSVKLAILPHDQSAGSRHNRHQKCTVEPAGTGRFNQQAAALLQSRVGTLQQLLAVHERTVIADVIQRDLDEANLERLRRDYELLLNSAWDGICRVDLHGNVTFANPAAASLLGWRAVELIGRSMQKLVRQTRADGTDDTADEFPVMRSLRQGMIQHSVDEMFWRKDGTGFPVEYSSTPILEDDRIVGAVVTFRDISRRKEAELALRKSEEQLRAFVDSSEDGIITMDAGGAIVFCNRGAEQLFGYARADLLGQPMTRLLAERHHPLYWRIVLGAGATPAEAERGTLFEFIGVKRDGTEFPLELSLSTWTIPSGRFFTGIIHDITGRKRAEQELHQALEGVRTLSHKLEAVREDERTRIARELHDELGVGLTCLKLDLSRIRTLVTGDLAPRERAKLTDKVQSMTQQIDATITAVQRIVAELRPGVLDDLGLVAAVEWQCRDFTRRTGIKCAFATGIEDLHVERGQATAVFRICQEALTNVARHAAATEAKVRLEAAGDDLLLEVWDNGAGVPEVRLSDPKSFGLQGMRERARGYRGTLTIASEPGRGTAVRLRLPLH; translated from the coding sequence ATGACAGCCGGTCGCACGTACGATCTCACGACCTTTTCCCTCCGCGACATGACGGAGTGCGGAGTGGCGTTGCGGGCGCTCGGTCCGTCCTCGCCCGGCCTGCACGAAGTTGCCCAGAACCTCTCCCAATTCCTGTACAGCCATCTCTGCGATCGGCACACCGGACTGCCGCAATGCGTCCTGGTCCGGTGTTTTTTGACCCGGGAATACGGGTCGTTGGGCGAGGCGGATCGCCAGCTCGCCAGCCAGGCGCTGGGCCGCCGGCCCAGGTCGAACGCGATGAAATGCCTCACGCTCATGGGAACCGCCGGTCTGGAAGCGGAGTGGAATGATCGGGACCGGTCGCGCCGGTATCGCGCGATTCCGCTGGTGAGCGAACAGTTCGTGTCCCAGTTTCCCATGTTCTCTCAACTGCTCCGGCAGTTCGGCGTGAACCTGGAGTCGATCGTGCCCCCCGGCTCCGACCTGGTCATCGACTGGGAAGAACGGACCCATAACGTGTTTTTCGTGCCGGATGCCGTAAAGAGCCCGTTCGTGCCGGTGCAGGACGAGTTCGTCTTGCGGTACGGCGTTCGGTCGGTCTTGGGGTTCGGCGGGATCTTGCCGTCCGGCCACCTCTTTGCCGTCATCCTGTTTGCGAACGTGCCGATTCCGAGCGACACGGCCGATCACTTCCGCACGCTGGCCTTGAGCGTGAAGCTTGCAATATTGCCCCACGATCAAAGCGCCGGTTCGCGGCACAATCGTCATCAGAAGTGCACGGTCGAGCCTGCCGGGACCGGCCGATTCAATCAGCAGGCGGCCGCATTGCTGCAATCCCGGGTGGGCACGTTGCAACAGTTGTTGGCCGTGCACGAGCGGACGGTGATCGCGGATGTCATCCAGCGAGATCTGGATGAGGCCAACCTGGAGCGGTTGCGACGTGATTACGAGCTTCTCCTGAACTCAGCGTGGGATGGGATCTGCCGGGTGGACCTCCATGGCAACGTCACCTTCGCGAATCCGGCGGCGGCGAGCCTGTTGGGGTGGCGCGCGGTTGAGTTGATCGGCCGGTCCATGCAGAAGCTGGTGCGCCAGACGCGGGCTGACGGCACGGACGATACCGCCGATGAGTTCCCCGTCATGCGCTCGTTGCGCCAGGGGATGATCCAGCATTCCGTCGATGAGATGTTTTGGAGAAAGGACGGAACCGGCTTTCCGGTCGAATATTCCTCCACCCCCATTCTCGAAGACGACCGGATCGTCGGGGCGGTGGTGACGTTTCGCGACATCAGCCGGCGGAAGGAAGCGGAACTGGCGCTGCGCAAAAGCGAAGAGCAACTGCGGGCCTTCGTCGATTCCAGCGAGGACGGCATTATCACCATGGATGCCGGGGGCGCCATCGTCTTTTGCAACCGGGGCGCCGAGCAACTGTTCGGCTATGCCCGTGCGGACCTGCTTGGGCAGCCGATGACGCGACTCCTGGCCGAGCGTCACCATCCGCTCTATTGGCGGATCGTGTTGGGCGCAGGGGCGACCCCGGCGGAGGCCGAGCGCGGCACGCTGTTCGAGTTCATCGGCGTCAAGCGAGACGGAACGGAATTTCCGTTGGAACTATCGCTCTCAACCTGGACGATCCCGAGCGGGCGATTCTTCACCGGCATTATCCACGACATCACGGGACGCAAGCGGGCCGAACAAGAATTGCACCAGGCCCTTGAGGGGGTGCGGACCCTGTCCCACAAGCTGGAGGCGGTGCGGGAAGATGAGCGTACCCGGATCGCGCGGGAGCTGCATGACGAGTTGGGGGTCGGGCTCACCTGCCTGAAGCTCGATCTCTCGCGCATCCGCACGCTGGTCACGGGCGACCTGGCCCCGCGCGAGCGCGCCAAGTTGACCGACAAGGTGCAATCCATGACCCAGCAGATCGATGCCACCATCACCGCGGTCCAACGCATCGTGGCGGAACTCCGGCCGGGCGTCTTGGACGATCTGGGGCTGGTGGCGGCGGTCGAATGGCAATGCCGGGATTTCACGCGGCGCACCGGCATCAAGTGCGCGTTTGCCACCGGGATCGAAGATCTCCACGTGGAGCGCGGCCAGGCCACCGCGGTCTTCCGCATCTGCCAGGAGGCGCTGACCAATGTGGCCCGGCATGCGGCGGCGACCGAGGCCAAGGTGCGGCTGGAGGCCGCCGGGGACGATCTGTTGTTGGAAGTGTGGGACAACGGCGCAGGAGTGCCGGAAGTCCGCCTGTCCGATCCCAAGTCGTTCGGCCTGCAGGGCATGCGGGAACGGGCTCGGGGATATCGGGGGACATTGACGATTGCGAGCGAGCCGGGGCGGGGGACCGCGGTCCGACTCAGGCTGCCTCTTCACTGA
- a CDS encoding bifunctional nuclease family protein, whose product MNWPTVAIAGLLWSAVAVPVFMGMPDWQAVQAEESTDPARLVEIADVRVRVSEQGPVVLLLAEGRAIPIFVDATVAGSIHGALTGEKLPRPMSHDLMHNILQAFGGRVLRTVITLKGGTYYGALTVAVNGEEKVFDSRSSDSIALAVHFKAPILVGRDLLESAGKVLPEFKKQEL is encoded by the coding sequence ATGAACTGGCCAACCGTCGCAATCGCAGGTCTGTTGTGGTCGGCCGTTGCCGTGCCGGTGTTCATGGGGATGCCGGACTGGCAGGCCGTGCAGGCGGAAGAGTCCACCGACCCCGCTCGACTCGTGGAAATTGCGGACGTGCGGGTGCGGGTCTCCGAGCAGGGCCCGGTGGTGTTGCTGCTGGCTGAAGGCCGCGCCATTCCGATTTTCGTGGATGCCACCGTCGCCGGCTCCATTCACGGCGCGCTCACGGGCGAGAAACTGCCCCGGCCGATGTCGCACGACCTCATGCACAATATTCTGCAAGCGTTCGGCGGCCGCGTGCTGCGCACCGTCATCACGCTCAAGGGCGGCACCTATTATGGCGCGCTCACGGTGGCGGTGAACGGCGAGGAGAAGGTGTTCGACAGCCGGTCGTCCGATTCAATCGCGCTGGCGGTGCATTTCAAGGCGCCGATTCTTGTCGGGCGGGATCTGTTGGAGTCGGCCGGGAAGGTGCTGCCCGAGTTCAAGAAGCAGGAACTCTGA